A genome region from Neptunomonas japonica JAMM 1380 includes the following:
- the soxY gene encoding thiosulfate oxidation carrier protein SoxY, with amino-acid sequence MSIDRRTVVKAIATGGALIGASVLMPRIALAAWSKDAFEAKEQTAAMNALFGSDGVEESAEVNLKAPDIAENGAVVPVTVTSSMSGVESMSIFIEGNPSPLAAEFMIPAGTKADVSTRVRMGKTTKVTAVVKANGKLYSAAKEVKVTIGGCGG; translated from the coding sequence ATGAGTATAGATCGTCGTACTGTGGTTAAGGCCATTGCAACGGGTGGTGCGTTAATTGGTGCTAGTGTGTTAATGCCACGTATTGCACTTGCTGCATGGAGCAAAGACGCATTTGAAGCAAAAGAGCAAACCGCTGCCATGAATGCTTTATTCGGCTCTGATGGAGTAGAAGAGAGTGCTGAAGTAAATTTAAAAGCGCCTGATATTGCAGAAAATGGTGCAGTTGTCCCTGTCACAGTGACTTCATCGATGTCCGGAGTTGAGTCAATGAGTATTTTCATTGAAGGAAACCCATCGCCACTTGCAGCTGAGTTTATGATTCCTGCTGGCACTAAAGCAGATGTGTCTACTCGTGTACGGATGGGGAAAACAACGAAAGTAACGGCTGTTGTGAAAGCCAATGGCAAACTATACAGCGCGGCTAAAGAAGTAAAAGTTACTATCGGTGGATGTGGCGGTTAA
- a CDS encoding copper chaperone PCu(A)C, with product MKRILLSTILLLTSHLATAEVNVDGAYVRAVPPGQMNSAAFMQLTNNDNQNLSLISATSDAAKNVELHTHTQDNGVMRMRQIKEIKLPTEQQVILQPGGMHIMLIGLTRNLTTGENVNLSLTFSDGSEQPLQLPIKAVMPMTGHKMKHKHGAKAE from the coding sequence ATGAAAAGAATACTGCTATCAACCATATTATTACTAACCTCTCACCTTGCTACAGCCGAGGTAAATGTTGATGGCGCGTATGTTCGTGCCGTACCTCCGGGTCAGATGAACAGTGCAGCCTTTATGCAGCTAACCAATAATGACAATCAAAACCTGAGTTTGATTTCTGCAACAAGCGATGCTGCTAAAAACGTAGAACTGCATACCCATACACAAGACAATGGCGTTATGCGTATGAGACAAATAAAAGAAATAAAGCTACCTACAGAACAACAAGTAATATTACAGCCTGGTGGCATGCATATTATGTTGATTGGCCTAACACGCAACTTAACAACAGGCGAAAACGTCAACCTCTCATTAACATTCTCTGATGGCTCAGAGCAGCCATTACAGCTTCCGATCAAAGCAGTCATGCCAATGACTGGTCACAAAATGAAGCACAAACATGGTGCCAAAGCCGAATAA
- a CDS encoding EAL domain-containing protein produces the protein MKEINGKTARWFKLLYGLLSLLMLLALFAFSYATWSNVKQQAYESLTPHNQSLTSVVKRFFIHQEALLGELAESITVSSSRDSIIQTRLNDVLRATPQMRVLAVLDTQGSIVATTGNIHTLEWLDLFDNDESTIGRPFRPTFVGENILPVRKVITNSSGVKTGYVVAAYRLLGNDAIWQEAEEAESKRRSMIIGDDGRVYISYPESDTFWQSFVSLKVEDEFLNTLSELTQKAGEWHTRDVQYQDEQLLVTASFIQDYRFYIVSGIQSADLFSRWLERMKYVALAVLIFLIVGLVVFRIILTRAARFESARNVAEHNVFKLSRAIEQSPSSVIVTDEYWLIEYANNRLSDGTESLIKLDSGQVLLEHFPHSLLKTDVAAISENLLHGTNWYGERRAKEQKQWFSFSISGMTNDAGHVTNHVIVTQDITERKQVEVRLFKQANYDALTGLPNRRRTNELLTETLKTAWQENKRVAVLYMDVDNFKQINDTFGHMLGDQMLQLIAVRLQQAVADSGTACHMSGDEFLVSIVFDAEQEVVDLADNIMSVMKQPVLLEGKKLFISVSIGISRYPEDSADVSNLLKHADIALYESKNQGRRCYSFFSQELDDKNKRKVELESEIRNALANKELFMVYQTKNRISSGEVYGFEALMRWQSPRLGFVSPEEFISAAEEIGVIDQLGEFALYEACRDLQKFQFHATQPLAMAVNVSMSQLTNSDIVGTVRKVLQDTGLNPSVLELEITESMLAQRLEEVQPVLNELLSLGVSLSIDDFGTGYSSLSYLTRFPVSALKIDRCFIMDMVDNRSDATLTHTVITMAHKLGLKVVAEGIEDEDQLALLRVYGCDLGQGYYFTKPLTYDQMTAHLKSQQETPDWAI, from the coding sequence ATGAAAGAGATTAATGGTAAAACAGCACGTTGGTTTAAGCTTTTATATGGTTTGTTATCATTGTTAATGTTGCTAGCTCTTTTTGCTTTTAGCTATGCCACATGGAGTAATGTTAAGCAGCAAGCATATGAGTCTTTGACGCCTCATAATCAAAGTTTAACAAGTGTTGTTAAACGTTTTTTTATACATCAAGAAGCTTTACTTGGTGAATTAGCAGAGTCTATTACTGTCTCAAGCAGCCGGGATAGTATTATTCAAACCCGCTTGAATGATGTCTTAAGGGCAACGCCGCAGATGCGAGTATTGGCTGTGCTCGACACCCAAGGCTCTATAGTGGCGACAACTGGCAATATCCATACACTTGAATGGCTGGATTTGTTCGATAATGATGAATCGACTATTGGTCGGCCTTTTAGGCCTACTTTTGTTGGCGAAAACATCTTGCCCGTACGAAAAGTCATTACGAATTCAAGCGGTGTTAAAACGGGTTATGTTGTAGCGGCTTATCGTTTGCTAGGTAATGATGCCATTTGGCAAGAGGCTGAAGAGGCTGAAAGTAAGCGCCGCTCAATGATCATTGGCGATGATGGCCGTGTATATATTTCTTACCCTGAATCAGATACTTTTTGGCAAAGTTTTGTATCGTTGAAAGTAGAAGACGAGTTTCTCAATACTTTATCAGAGTTGACGCAAAAAGCAGGTGAATGGCACACACGTGATGTGCAATATCAAGATGAGCAGCTACTCGTCACCGCTAGTTTTATTCAAGACTATCGTTTCTATATAGTGAGTGGAATTCAGAGTGCGGACTTATTTTCTCGTTGGTTAGAGAGAATGAAATATGTTGCACTGGCCGTATTAATTTTTCTGATTGTTGGTCTTGTTGTTTTCAGGATTATTTTAACCAGAGCCGCTCGTTTTGAGTCTGCACGAAATGTAGCTGAGCATAATGTTTTCAAACTCTCCAGAGCTATTGAGCAAAGCCCTAGTAGTGTTATTGTCACCGATGAATATTGGTTAATTGAGTATGCCAATAATCGTTTGAGTGATGGCACAGAATCTTTGATTAAACTTGATTCTGGCCAAGTGCTTCTTGAACACTTTCCTCACAGTTTATTGAAAACTGATGTTGCAGCTATTTCTGAAAACTTACTTCATGGCACAAACTGGTATGGAGAACGCCGCGCAAAAGAGCAGAAGCAGTGGTTTTCATTTTCAATTAGTGGAATGACCAACGATGCTGGCCATGTGACAAATCATGTGATTGTTACTCAAGATATAACAGAGCGTAAACAAGTTGAGGTACGCTTATTTAAGCAGGCAAATTATGATGCTTTAACAGGTCTTCCTAACAGGCGCCGCACCAACGAGCTGTTGACTGAAACGTTGAAAACAGCTTGGCAAGAAAATAAGCGTGTTGCTGTGCTCTACATGGATGTAGATAATTTTAAACAAATAAACGATACATTTGGTCATATGTTAGGCGATCAAATGTTACAGCTTATTGCTGTAAGGTTGCAGCAAGCTGTAGCTGATTCAGGAACCGCCTGCCATATGAGCGGTGACGAATTTCTAGTGTCTATTGTGTTTGATGCTGAGCAAGAGGTAGTGGATCTTGCCGATAACATTATGAGTGTTATGAAGCAGCCTGTCTTACTGGAAGGTAAAAAGCTCTTTATATCAGTGAGTATTGGTATCTCACGCTACCCAGAAGATAGTGCTGATGTTTCTAATTTATTAAAGCATGCAGATATTGCGCTTTATGAATCTAAAAACCAGGGGCGACGTTGCTATAGTTTCTTCAGCCAAGAATTAGATGATAAGAATAAGCGTAAAGTAGAACTAGAATCAGAGATCCGCAATGCTCTTGCTAATAAAGAGCTGTTTATGGTTTATCAAACTAAAAATAGAATCTCCTCCGGTGAAGTATATGGCTTTGAGGCGCTCATGCGCTGGCAGAGTCCGCGATTAGGTTTTGTGAGCCCTGAAGAGTTTATTTCAGCAGCGGAAGAGATAGGTGTGATTGATCAGCTCGGCGAATTTGCGCTTTATGAAGCATGCCGTGATCTGCAGAAATTTCAATTTCATGCGACTCAACCACTCGCTATGGCCGTGAATGTTTCTATGTCACAGTTAACCAACTCGGATATTGTTGGAACGGTACGCAAAGTTTTACAAGATACTGGTTTAAACCCCAGTGTGCTTGAATTAGAGATAACAGAATCTATGCTTGCTCAGCGCTTAGAAGAGGTGCAGCCTGTTCTTAATGAGCTTCTAAGTTTGGGAGTTTCACTTAGTATTGATGACTTTGGTACTGGTTATAGCTCACTTAGTTATTTAACTCGCTTCCCAGTTTCAGCGCTTAAAATTGATCGATGCTTTATCATGGATATGGTTGATAATCGTAGTGATGCAACCTTAACACATACTGTGATTACTATGGCGCATAAGCTCGGGCTTAAAGTTGTTGCTGAAGGGATTGAGGATGAAGATCAATTAGCCCTTCTGCGCGTATATGGCTGTGATCTTGGTCAGGGTTACTACTTCACAAAACCTCTTACCTACGATCAGATGACCGCTCATTTGAAGAGCCAGCAAGAAACGCCTGATTGGGCTATCTGA
- the soxX gene encoding sulfur oxidation c-type cytochrome SoxX: MRKLTTSMCAASLLALIATTPAIAITAEETVAEGKAVYMGKSRGNCISCHQINDPDANLAGNQGPPMVAMTQRFPDKRMLRAQVWDASKNNPITIMPPLGKHWILSEEEIDAVVEYIYQF, translated from the coding sequence ATGCGCAAACTGACCACCTCTATGTGCGCAGCAAGCTTGTTAGCTCTCATTGCTACAACGCCTGCGATCGCGATAACAGCTGAGGAAACCGTCGCAGAAGGTAAAGCGGTCTATATGGGTAAATCAAGAGGTAATTGCATCTCTTGTCACCAGATCAATGACCCTGATGCGAACCTTGCTGGTAACCAAGGGCCTCCTATGGTTGCTATGACACAACGTTTTCCTGATAAACGCATGCTACGTGCGCAGGTTTGGGATGCGAGTAAAAATAACCCAATCACTATTATGCCGCCACTTGGCAAACATTGGATTCTTTCTGAAGAAGAGATTGATGCAGTGGTTGAATATATATACCAATTTTGA
- a CDS encoding elongation factor P hydroxylase, translating to MSNAPHLYQDLITLFNECFVDTYNTRLVKGGDEPIYLPADENRDYHAIYFAHGYYSSALHEISHWLIAGDERRKLEDFGYWYVPDGRTAEQQKVFEQVEVKPQAIEWVLSAAAGYRFHISADNLNGEATDASEFKQAVFSQVGIYSKQGLPERAEQLRKKLCGFYRTSDCIDIECFDFSSL from the coding sequence TTGAGTAACGCTCCCCACCTTTATCAGGATTTGATCACTTTATTTAATGAGTGCTTTGTTGATACTTATAACACTCGCTTGGTGAAAGGAGGGGATGAGCCTATCTACTTACCTGCTGACGAGAATCGTGATTACCACGCTATCTATTTTGCGCATGGTTATTACAGCAGTGCCTTGCATGAAATATCACACTGGCTAATTGCTGGGGATGAACGGCGTAAGTTGGAGGACTTTGGTTATTGGTATGTACCGGATGGACGTACTGCTGAGCAGCAAAAAGTTTTTGAACAAGTTGAGGTTAAACCTCAAGCAATCGAATGGGTTTTATCTGCAGCAGCAGGGTATCGTTTTCATATCAGTGCAGACAACTTGAATGGTGAAGCAACAGATGCTTCTGAGTTTAAGCAGGCAGTATTTTCTCAGGTTGGAATTTATAGCAAGCAAGGCTTGCCTGAGAGAGCAGAGCAGTTGCGTAAAAAACTTTGTGGTTTTTATCGTACAAGTGATTGTATTGATATTGAATGCTTTGATTTTTCTTCGCTTTAA
- a CDS encoding LysE family translocator produces the protein MTDPQFIAFLVAITLLTISPGVDTLLVLRNTNRGGWKDGVVSSFGICSGLFVHATVSAVGISVILLQSSWAFGVLKLAGAIYLIWLGIQSLTSLRKPIIGDVVSVAGHNFNWSRSIREGLLSNVLNPKTVIFYMAFLPQFINPEFDLLAQSLGLAGIHFVISMMWLCALTLMLCKLKGCGIGRRVEKTLQGATGAVMITLGLSLAFEQRGE, from the coding sequence ATGACAGATCCGCAATTTATAGCATTTTTAGTTGCCATAACGTTATTAACTATCTCGCCGGGTGTCGATACTCTATTGGTTTTAAGGAATACCAATAGAGGGGGCTGGAAAGATGGTGTTGTTAGTAGCTTTGGGATTTGTAGTGGTCTATTTGTTCATGCAACTGTTTCTGCTGTGGGCATTTCTGTCATTTTATTGCAGTCATCTTGGGCATTTGGTGTTTTAAAGCTAGCGGGCGCAATTTATTTGATTTGGCTTGGCATACAGAGCTTAACCTCATTACGCAAACCTATTATAGGTGATGTAGTGAGCGTTGCTGGCCATAACTTTAATTGGTCTAGGTCGATTAGAGAGGGCTTATTGTCTAATGTGCTTAACCCCAAGACAGTCATTTTCTATATGGCATTTTTACCTCAGTTTATTAACCCTGAGTTTGATTTGTTAGCCCAGTCGTTAGGTTTGGCTGGGATTCACTTTGTTATAAGTATGATGTGGCTTTGTGCTTTAACGTTAATGTTGTGTAAGTTAAAAGGTTGTGGGATTGGAAGGCGCGTTGAAAAGACATTACAGGGCGCGACAGGTGCTGTGATGATCACTTTGGGGTTAAGTTTGGCGTTTGAGCAGCGTGGAGAGTAA
- the soxZ gene encoding thiosulfate oxidation carrier complex protein SoxZ — protein MAKKMLKVKAKASGDKTKVKLMAKHIMESGQRKDKKTGELIPALFIQNLTIKHADKVVFEANLGPAISKNPYLAFSFDGGASGDELSMTWTENSGKTGTEVAAIK, from the coding sequence ATGGCTAAGAAAATGTTAAAAGTAAAAGCAAAAGCGTCCGGTGATAAAACCAAAGTTAAATTAATGGCTAAGCACATTATGGAATCTGGACAACGCAAAGATAAAAAAACGGGTGAGTTAATTCCGGCGTTGTTTATACAAAACCTGACAATAAAACATGCAGATAAAGTGGTATTTGAAGCAAACTTGGGGCCTGCAATTTCAAAAAATCCTTACTTGGCGTTCTCATTTGATGGCGGCGCAAGCGGAGATGAGTTGTCGATGACGTGGACTGAGAACTCGGGAAAGACAGGCACTGAAGTAGCAGCTATTAAATAA
- a CDS encoding PA3496 family putative envelope integrity protein has protein sequence MSTKVRVATIPSDNNEWDGSVFEKESFSKNKKRANFNEGKRRRTEHFYEERRLKQHISHDYSFDNIGI, from the coding sequence ATGAGCACTAAAGTACGCGTTGCAACCATCCCTTCTGATAATAATGAATGGGATGGCTCTGTATTTGAAAAAGAAAGCTTCAGCAAAAATAAGAAGCGCGCGAATTTTAATGAAGGTAAAAGAAGAAGAACGGAGCATTTTTACGAAGAACGACGCCTGAAACAGCACATTTCTCATGATTATAGTTTTGATAACATAGGCATTTAA
- the soxA gene encoding sulfur oxidation c-type cytochrome SoxA — protein MKIIKNITIGLSLLISSQLVFSAQPSTTLASVNPEADRMALQNFFKKRFPDAELADYVNGIYAVDADSRAQWEELESFPPYEFDVEEGERLFKTAFANGKGYADCFENGGVGIRQNFPYWNKEAGTVKTLEQEINECRESNGEKPLKWGKGPIAQVSAYMAWTSRDNVFDIKIPEGDDGALAAYLEGKKFFYTKRGQLNLSCANCHLQGSNVRIRADLAGPALGHTSHFPVFRSKWGELGTLHRRYKGCHKDSRSKPLDMQHETFRNLEYFQTYMSNGLVVNGPGSRK, from the coding sequence ATGAAAATAATAAAAAATATTACGATCGGTCTGAGTCTTCTGATAAGTTCTCAGTTGGTTTTTTCAGCACAACCTAGCACGACATTAGCCTCTGTTAATCCAGAAGCTGATCGAATGGCGCTACAAAATTTCTTTAAGAAACGTTTTCCTGATGCGGAATTAGCGGACTACGTTAATGGTATCTACGCAGTTGATGCAGACTCAAGGGCGCAATGGGAAGAGCTTGAATCCTTCCCACCTTATGAGTTTGATGTTGAAGAGGGTGAGCGCTTATTTAAGACAGCGTTTGCTAACGGTAAAGGGTATGCGGATTGTTTCGAAAATGGAGGGGTTGGTATACGCCAAAACTTCCCTTATTGGAATAAAGAAGCCGGCACTGTGAAAACCTTAGAGCAAGAAATAAACGAATGTCGTGAAAGTAATGGTGAGAAACCATTGAAGTGGGGCAAAGGGCCTATTGCTCAGGTCTCTGCTTATATGGCTTGGACCTCTCGTGATAACGTGTTTGATATAAAAATTCCAGAAGGTGATGACGGGGCGCTTGCAGCTTACTTAGAGGGGAAGAAGTTCTTTTACACGAAACGTGGTCAATTGAACCTGTCGTGTGCAAATTGTCATCTACAAGGATCAAATGTGCGGATACGCGCAGATCTTGCAGGCCCTGCATTAGGGCATACTAGTCACTTTCCGGTGTTTCGTTCTAAGTGGGGAGAGCTAGGTACATTGCACCGTCGTTACAAAGGTTGCCATAAAGATAGTCGCTCTAAGCCTTTAGACATGCAACATGAGACATTTCGAAATCTTGAATATTTTCAGACATACATGAGCAACGGTCTTGTTGTAAATGGTCCTGGTTCACGTAAATAG
- a CDS encoding DUF2058 domain-containing protein: MAISLQDQLLKAGLANKQQAKKAKAQKKKATKQDLAASSAEAQRNLENSRKEKTERDKELNKRREEDKAKKALESEARQLIEHHKVRISDKAEIGYRFVDGTLIKNIYVTADLHNQLARMQLVISKLDDKYYLIPAEIADRVEARQPTWLIRLKPEEQPEQDDPYADYAIPDDLMW; the protein is encoded by the coding sequence ATGGCTATCTCACTTCAAGATCAGTTATTAAAAGCCGGTCTGGCCAATAAACAACAAGCAAAAAAAGCAAAAGCACAAAAGAAAAAAGCGACAAAACAAGACTTAGCGGCATCTAGTGCCGAGGCGCAGCGAAATCTTGAAAATTCACGTAAAGAAAAAACTGAACGTGATAAAGAATTAAATAAGCGTCGTGAAGAAGACAAAGCAAAAAAAGCTTTAGAGTCTGAAGCACGCCAGCTGATAGAGCATCACAAAGTGCGCATAAGCGATAAAGCTGAAATAGGCTACCGCTTTGTTGATGGCACACTGATAAAGAATATTTATGTCACAGCAGATCTACATAACCAACTTGCCCGTATGCAGCTGGTTATTAGCAAACTAGATGACAAATATTATTTGATACCTGCGGAGATTGCAGATCGCGTTGAAGCACGCCAGCCAACATGGCTGATTCGCCTCAAGCCCGAAGAACAACCCGAGCAAGATGATCCATATGCTGACTACGCTATCCCGGATGATTTGATGTGGTAA
- a CDS encoding SH3 domain-containing protein: protein MRQKFIFVLFSLFLISFDVSALDYYRVTDEPINVRSGPGTKFSVLLKAKKGEQVLFIKKQGDWANIFLLHSDGRQVEGWMHADYLQRESDNRQENTTVKADSIGAHLKCLPNAQKSGVSSCMLDIDFTVTGPLSETAAEVRCESEVLLHLKGGEVKPLQEAGRIRTPIKKGVGAARMQLMVFPLTKVMVEKVTVVDYRCIAQDS, encoded by the coding sequence ATGCGTCAGAAGTTTATTTTTGTTTTATTTAGCTTATTTCTGATTAGCTTTGATGTTTCTGCTTTGGACTACTATCGGGTGACAGATGAGCCGATAAATGTTCGCTCTGGCCCGGGAACAAAGTTTTCAGTGTTACTGAAAGCGAAAAAAGGAGAGCAGGTTCTTTTTATAAAGAAACAAGGAGATTGGGCTAACATATTTTTATTGCACAGTGATGGTCGCCAAGTAGAAGGCTGGATGCATGCCGATTATCTGCAGCGCGAAAGTGACAATAGACAGGAAAATACGACAGTTAAAGCAGACTCAATAGGTGCTCACTTAAAATGCTTACCTAATGCGCAAAAGAGCGGTGTAAGTAGCTGTATGTTAGATATTGACTTCACGGTCACAGGGCCGCTAAGCGAAACCGCAGCAGAGGTTCGTTGTGAATCGGAAGTGCTTTTACATTTAAAAGGCGGTGAAGTGAAGCCATTACAAGAAGCGGGCAGAATTCGCACACCTATAAAAAAAGGTGTTGGTGCGGCTAGGATGCAATTAATGGTGTTTCCATTAACGAAAGTGATGGTTGAAAAAGTAACTGTTGTTGATTACAGATGTATCGCTCAAGATAGCTAA
- the soxB gene encoding thiosulfohydrolase SoxB, protein MSMSRREFAQLLGLAGAAGVLPSTGFAASKQSVDPYEIADFGNVRLLHMTDCHAQLLPIYFREPNVNLGIGAAKGQAPHLVGDKLLSHFGINSNSLEAHAFSCLQYEEAAVKYGKVGGFAHIKTLVERLRESYGRENTLLLDGGDTWQGSGTSYKTRGMDMVQAANELGVDFMTGHWEFTYHQEEILKNIKAFNGEFLAQNVFVTEDALFDGADEYIHDEDSGHVFKPFSIKEVGGARIAIIGQAFPRTKIANPARFIPDWTFDIYDDRLQEQVNHIRENENVDAVIVISHNGMDVDLAMASRVSGVDVILGGHTHDGIPAPTIVKNNGGKTLVCNVGSNGKFVGVMDLDIREGKVQDFRYRLMPVFSELLAPDAGMAKLITDIRAPYLPWLTEELAPADELMFRRGNFNGTFDQVICDALRNVNDAQISLSPGFRWGTTVLKGQMVTMEHVLDQTCLTYPETYVREMKGSELKLILEDVADNLFNPEPYLQSGGDMVRVGGFDYVCDPAETIGRRISEMTLDNGEKVDADKSYKVSGWATVGARSEGADIWDVVAEHLKDRKVASIDKLNTPKLKNVAGNPGIVDYPV, encoded by the coding sequence ATGTCTATGTCACGTCGTGAGTTTGCTCAGCTGCTAGGCCTTGCTGGTGCAGCAGGTGTTTTGCCCTCTACGGGTTTTGCTGCCTCTAAGCAGTCTGTTGACCCTTATGAAATAGCTGATTTTGGTAATGTACGTTTGTTACACATGACAGATTGTCATGCGCAATTGTTACCTATTTACTTTAGAGAGCCTAATGTTAATTTGGGTATAGGGGCCGCGAAAGGCCAAGCACCTCACCTTGTTGGGGATAAGCTGCTAAGTCATTTTGGTATTAATTCTAATTCATTAGAAGCCCATGCTTTTTCTTGTTTGCAATATGAAGAAGCCGCTGTTAAATATGGAAAAGTCGGAGGCTTTGCTCATATCAAAACATTAGTAGAGCGCCTGCGAGAATCATATGGGCGTGAGAATACATTATTGTTAGATGGCGGCGATACATGGCAAGGTTCTGGTACATCTTATAAAACCCGTGGCATGGATATGGTCCAGGCAGCTAATGAGTTAGGTGTTGATTTCATGACGGGGCACTGGGAGTTCACCTATCATCAAGAAGAGATCCTAAAGAATATTAAAGCCTTTAATGGTGAGTTTCTGGCGCAAAATGTGTTTGTGACCGAAGATGCGCTTTTTGATGGTGCGGATGAGTATATTCATGATGAAGATTCGGGGCATGTCTTTAAACCATTTAGCATCAAAGAAGTAGGTGGCGCGCGTATTGCGATTATCGGGCAAGCTTTTCCTCGTACTAAAATAGCTAACCCGGCTCGTTTTATCCCAGATTGGACGTTTGATATATACGATGACCGATTGCAGGAGCAAGTAAACCACATTCGAGAGAATGAAAATGTTGATGCCGTCATTGTCATATCACATAACGGTATGGATGTTGACCTTGCTATGGCCAGCAGGGTATCAGGCGTTGATGTGATCTTGGGCGGCCATACTCATGATGGTATCCCCGCGCCAACGATTGTGAAGAATAATGGTGGGAAAACATTAGTTTGTAATGTGGGTTCTAACGGCAAGTTTGTTGGCGTTATGGATCTAGATATCCGAGAAGGTAAAGTCCAAGATTTCCGATACCGCCTGATGCCAGTTTTTTCTGAGTTATTAGCACCAGATGCGGGAATGGCTAAGTTAATCACGGATATTCGTGCTCCCTATCTGCCTTGGTTAACTGAAGAGTTAGCACCTGCTGATGAGCTGATGTTCCGTCGAGGAAACTTTAACGGTACTTTTGATCAGGTGATTTGCGATGCACTACGTAACGTAAATGATGCACAAATTTCCTTGTCACCAGGGTTTCGTTGGGGAACAACGGTGCTCAAAGGGCAGATGGTAACGATGGAGCATGTGCTAGATCAGACATGCCTGACTTACCCTGAAACTTATGTTCGTGAGATGAAAGGTTCAGAGTTGAAGCTCATTTTGGAAGATGTTGCAGACAACTTGTTCAATCCAGAGCCTTACTTACAATCCGGTGGGGATATGGTGCGTGTTGGCGGTTTTGATTATGTTTGTGACCCTGCTGAAACTATTGGACGTCGTATTAGCGAGATGACGCTAGATAATGGTGAAAAAGTAGATGCTGACAAATCCTATAAAGTCAGTGGTTGGGCAACGGTAGGTGCACGCTCTGAAGGCGCTGACATTTGGGATGTAGTAGCAGAGCATCTCAAAGACCGCAAAGTGGCTAGTATTGATAAACTTAATACACCAAAGTTGAAAAATGTTGCGGGTAACCCAGGGATTGTTGATTACCCGGTATAA
- a CDS encoding SCO family protein, which yields MKHRTLSTLRILLILTVLMLIGLAAIFVLRPQTVNSDNITTLGGNFTLESQNGPVSLSDFHGKVVALYIGYASCPDVCPTALAVMTQAFKALSEKEKKSVAGIFISVDPERDTPEKLNTYVKFFSPMITGVTGEKTAIDKVVKQYGSFYRKVDMSDSAMGYAVDHSSRIYLIDTKGKLYKPLSHNSSPSDVLLEIRNLLDQK from the coding sequence ATGAAACATCGTACTCTTTCAACATTACGGATATTACTCATACTAACTGTTTTAATGCTTATTGGCTTAGCTGCAATTTTTGTATTAAGGCCACAAACAGTTAATAGCGACAACATCACAACCCTAGGCGGCAACTTCACACTTGAATCCCAGAACGGCCCGGTATCCCTGAGTGATTTTCACGGAAAAGTGGTGGCGCTATATATTGGCTACGCATCCTGCCCTGACGTTTGTCCTACGGCACTTGCCGTCATGACACAGGCATTTAAAGCTCTTAGTGAGAAAGAAAAGAAATCTGTTGCCGGTATATTCATTAGTGTAGACCCTGAAAGAGACACTCCAGAAAAACTAAACACCTATGTGAAGTTTTTCAGCCCAATGATCACTGGCGTAACAGGTGAAAAAACGGCCATTGATAAAGTCGTTAAACAATACGGTTCTTTCTATCGAAAAGTAGACATGAGCGACTCTGCTATGGGTTATGCCGTTGATCACTCATCAAGAATTTACCTTATTGATACTAAAGGTAAGCTCTATAAGCCTTTATCACACAATAGCTCACCTTCCGATGTGCTATTAGAAATCAGAAACTTGCTTGACCAGAAATAA